The following proteins are encoded in a genomic region of Candidatus Sulfotelmatobacter sp.:
- a CDS encoding M20 family metallopeptidase: MSTTLPQTAERAVEIRREIHRHPELGFEEHRTQAIVERELAALGVAHRKIAGTGVVGVVEGALPGRVVGLRADMDALPITEDSGEACASEIAGKMHACGHDAHTAMLLGAARELQASRATLHGTVVLLFQPAEEGPGGALPMIEAGALDDPPVEAVAMLHVDNRLPTGTIGITSGPVNAAADEFHVTIRGKGGHGASPHKSIDAIPCAAATVLALQNVAARETDPLATIVVTIGTIEGGYRNNVIADRVKMTGTVRTQDPAIRDGVEARLRRIVDGVAAAYGASATLEMFFGYPPVVNDATLATSFAQYVTETSAIPVASPPPTMGGEDFAYFAQRVPGVMVRLGIYDEGVGSVHPGHSPQFRLDEGAIPTGIAILVAFARGVGDGSVALPTIP; this comes from the coding sequence GTGAGCACGACGCTGCCGCAGACCGCCGAGCGCGCGGTCGAGATTCGCCGCGAGATCCATCGCCATCCCGAGCTGGGTTTCGAAGAGCACCGCACGCAGGCGATCGTCGAGCGCGAGCTCGCCGCGCTGGGCGTCGCCCACCGCAAGATCGCCGGCACCGGCGTCGTCGGCGTCGTGGAAGGCGCGCTGCCGGGCCGCGTCGTCGGGTTGCGCGCCGACATGGACGCGCTGCCGATCACCGAGGACTCGGGCGAGGCGTGCGCCTCGGAGATCGCGGGCAAGATGCACGCCTGCGGCCACGATGCGCACACGGCGATGCTGCTGGGCGCCGCGCGCGAGCTGCAAGCGTCGCGCGCGACGCTGCACGGTACCGTGGTGCTGTTGTTCCAGCCGGCGGAAGAAGGGCCGGGCGGTGCGCTGCCGATGATCGAAGCCGGCGCGCTCGACGACCCGCCGGTCGAAGCGGTCGCGATGCTGCACGTCGACAACCGGCTGCCGACCGGAACCATCGGGATCACGTCCGGGCCGGTGAACGCGGCGGCGGACGAGTTCCACGTCACGATTCGCGGCAAGGGCGGACACGGCGCCTCGCCGCACAAGTCGATCGATGCGATTCCGTGCGCCGCCGCGACGGTGCTGGCGCTGCAGAACGTCGCCGCGCGCGAGACCGATCCGTTGGCGACGATCGTGGTGACGATCGGCACGATCGAAGGCGGTTACCGCAACAACGTCATCGCCGATCGCGTGAAGATGACCGGCACCGTGCGCACGCAAGATCCCGCGATTCGCGACGGCGTCGAAGCGCGGCTGCGGCGCATCGTCGACGGCGTCGCCGCCGCGTACGGGGCGAGCGCGACGCTCGAGATGTTCTTCGGCTATCCGCCGGTCGTCAACGACGCGACGCTGGCGACGAGCTTCGCGCAGTACGTCACCGAAACGAGCGCGATTCCCGTCGCGTCGCCGCCGCCGACGATGGGCGGCGAGGACTTCGCCTATTTCGCGCAGCGCGTCCCCGGCGTGATGGTGCGCCTGGGCATCTACGACGAGGGCGTCGGCTCGGTCCACCCCGGCCACAGCCCGCAATTCCGGCTCGACGAAGGCGCCATCCCGACCGGCATCGCGATCCTGGTCGCCTTTGCGCGCGGCGTCGGCGACGGCTCGGTCGCTCTCCCCACCATCCCCTGA